The nucleotide window GGCTCGCTTCCACAGGGTTTTATGATGGTCACATGATTTGTGAACAACTCTGGCCAATGTGGGAGCGAGCCTGCTCGCGATGAGGCCCGCCCAGGCAACACAACTTTCGGATCAAAAAACCAAAAAGCCCCGCCATTCACATGGCGGGGCTTTTGTTTTTCGTACAACCGATCACTCAGACCATCTTGTCGCCAACGTGCAGGATTTTCATCCCGTTGGTGCCGCCGATGGTGTGGTAGCTGTCGCCCTTGGTCAGGATGACCCAGTCGCCTTTCTCGACGACACCGCGCTTGAGCAATTCGTCGATCGCGGCCTGGCTGACTTGCTCAGGTGGCAACGATGCCGGGTCGAACGGTACGGTGTAGACGCCACGGAACATCGCCGCGCGGGCCTGGGTTTCGCGGTGCGGGGAGAACGCGTAGATCGGCACCGAGGAACGGATGCGCGACATGATCAACGGCGTGTAGCCACTTTCGGTCAGTGCGATGATCGCCTTCACGCCCGGGAAGTGGTTGGCGGTGTACATGGCCGCCAGGGCGATGCTCTGGTCGCAGCTTTCGAAGACCTTGCCGATGCGGTGGCTGGAGGTCTTGCTGGTCGGGTGCTTTTCAGCGCCGATGCAGATGCGCGCCATGGCTTGCACGGCTTCCAGCGGATACAGGCCGGCAGCACTTTCGGCCGAGAGCATCACGGCGTCGGTGTAGTCGAGCACGGCGTTGGCTACGTCGGACACTTCGGCGCGGGTCGGCATCGGGTTCTGGATCATCGACTCCATCATCTGGGTCGCGACGATCACAGCCTTGTTGTGGCGGCGTGCGTGCAGAATGATTTTCTTCTGAATGCCCACCAGCTCGGCGTCGCCGATTTCCACACCCAGGTCACCACGGGCAACCATCACCGCGTCGGAGGCCTTGATCAGGCCGTCGAGGGTTTCGTCGTCGGCCACGGCTTCGGCGCGTTCGATCTTCGCCACCAGCCAGGCCGTACCGCCGGCTTCGTCGCGCAGTTGACGGGCGTATTCCATGTCGGCGGCGTCACGCGGGAAGGACACCGCGAGGTAGTCGACCTGCATTTCGGCAGCGAGCTTGATGTCGGCCTTGTCTTTCTCGGTCAGGGCTGGTGCCGTCAGGCCGCCGCCGCGACGGTTGATGCCTTTGTGGTCCGACAGCGGGCCGCCGATGGTCACGGTGCAATGCAACTCGGTGGCGGTGGCGGTATCGACGCGCATTACTACACGGCCGTCGTCGAGCAGCAGCTCGTCGCCCACGCCGCAGTCTTTCACCAGGTCCGGGTAGTCGATGCCGACCACTTGCTGGTTGCCTTCGGTCAACGGGTGGCTGGTAGAGAAGGTGAACTGGTCACCGATCTTCAGCTCGATCTTCTTGTTGGCGAATTTGGCGATACGGATTTTCGGGCCTTGCAGGTCACCCAGCAGGGCGACGAAGCGGCCGTGCTTGGCAGCGAGGTCACGCACCAGCTTCGCGCGAGCCTTGTGCTCGTCGGGGGTGCCGTGGGAGAAGTTCAGACGGGCGACGTCCAGGCCAGCCAGAATCAGCTGTTCGAGAACTTCCGGCGAGTTACTGGCCGGGCCAAGGGTAGCGACGATTTTGGTACGACGAACGGACATGCAAAGACTCCTGAGTTCAAGCGCTCGCAGAGGCTACTATGCTCTTGGGGTGTAGTCATTGTTCGTTTGCACTACTTTTTTTGAAGAACTTGGTCATTGGTTTCTTTATTGAACGCGACAGCTTGGTGCAAATG belongs to Pseudomonas sp. B21-015 and includes:
- the pyk gene encoding pyruvate kinase, whose translation is MSVRRTKIVATLGPASNSPEVLEQLILAGLDVARLNFSHGTPDEHKARAKLVRDLAAKHGRFVALLGDLQGPKIRIAKFANKKIELKIGDQFTFSTSHPLTEGNQQVVGIDYPDLVKDCGVGDELLLDDGRVVMRVDTATATELHCTVTIGGPLSDHKGINRRGGGLTAPALTEKDKADIKLAAEMQVDYLAVSFPRDAADMEYARQLRDEAGGTAWLVAKIERAEAVADDETLDGLIKASDAVMVARGDLGVEIGDAELVGIQKKIILHARRHNKAVIVATQMMESMIQNPMPTRAEVSDVANAVLDYTDAVMLSAESAAGLYPLEAVQAMARICIGAEKHPTSKTSSHRIGKVFESCDQSIALAAMYTANHFPGVKAIIALTESGYTPLIMSRIRSSVPIYAFSPHRETQARAAMFRGVYTVPFDPASLPPEQVSQAAIDELLKRGVVEKGDWVILTKGDSYHTIGGTNGMKILHVGDKMV